The Papaver somniferum cultivar HN1 unplaced genomic scaffold, ASM357369v1 unplaced-scaffold_18, whole genome shotgun sequence genome includes a window with the following:
- the LOC113338116 gene encoding probable xyloglucan endotransglucosylase/hydrolase protein 26: protein MEGNMKAIFLALVISVILAFDHSLQVNANALAKSMVITWGKGYASIHGDELELKLLDKNSGSAAKSKAAFLFGSIEMLIKLVPGNSAGIVTTFYLSSKGDKHDEIDFEFLGNVTGQPYTIHTNVYCQGKGNREEQFVPWYDPTAAFHNYTIHWNPTEIVWYVDSIPIRVYRNYEIQGVPYPNKQGMGVYTSLWNADDWATRGGRDKADWSHAPFTAHYRRFRARACKWNGPVSINQCASPKNWYTSPVYSKLSNAKKGQMDWYRNKSMIYAYCKDTKRFNGVMPRECSLPQF from the exons ATGGAGGGAAACATGAAGGCTATTTTCTTAGCCTTGGTTATATCTGTAATTCTTGCATTTGATCATAGCCTTCAAGTTAATGCTAATGCTCTTGCTAAGAGTATGGTCATTACATGGGGTAAAGGATATGCTTCCATTCATGGTGATGAGCTTGAACTTAAACTTCTTGACAAAAATTCAGGTTCTGCAGCAAAGTCTAAGGCAGCATTTCTCTTCGGAAGTATTGAAATGCTAATCAAATTGGTACCTGGAAATTCTGCAGGGATTGTTACAACTTTTTAT CTGTCATCTAAGGGTGATAAGCATGACGAAATAGACTTCGAGTTCTTAGGAAATGTGACGGGACAACCTTACACAATCCACACGAATGTCTACTGTCAAGGAAAGGGAAACAGGGAAGAACAGTTTGTTCCATGGTATGATCCAACTGCTGCTTTCCACAACTACACCATTCACTGGAACCCAACAGAGATTGT GTGGTACGTAGATAGCATACCAATTCGTGTCTACAGAAACTACGAAATCCAAGGAGTTCCATACCCAAATAAACAAGGAATGggagtttatacaagtttgtggAATGCTGATGACTGGGCAACAAGAGGAGGTCGTGACAAGGCCGACTGGTCCCACGCTCCATTCACGGCTCACTATCGCAGGTTTAGGGCAAGAGCTTGCAAATGGAACGGACCAGTCAGTATTAATCAGTGTGCCAGCCCTAAAAACTGGTATACGTCCCCGGTTTACAGCAAGCTATCTAATGCTAAAAAGGGTCAAATGGATTGGTATAGAAACAAAAGTATGATCTATGCTTATTGCAAAGATACTAAAAGATTCAACGGAGTTATGCCAAGAGAATGTTCGTTACCCCAATTTTAG
- the LOC113337829 gene encoding protein SPEAR1-like, translating to MGSSYFGELSIGGGSNGRSTSSGSGSSSKKGKKSNSDKPKQPQRGLGVAQLEKIRLHQQLGCAYVPPNSPFHHHQEDVRVLETTYSSIPSSSYSSSPSYGYHPQHHHPNIMMGYREMEGTDARYLDAQSCNTTRWINQNNGLFGGQYATQPGMTRPLMSFNLEDSAQTKKTRKDRCNSMGSSSQYSGEYSNEEIDLDLKLSL from the exons atggGTAGCAGTTATTTTGGAGAATTAAGTATTGGTGGAGGATCAAATGGAAGATCTACTAGTTCTGGGTCTGGTTCTTCAtcaaagaaaggaaagaaaagcaACTCAGACAAACCTAAACAACCACAAAGAGGACTTGGTGTTGCTCAGCTTGAGAAGATTAGATTACATCAACAATTGGGTTGTGCTTATGTTCCTCCTAATTCTCCTTTTCATCATCATCAG GAAGATGTGAGAGTACTAGAAACAACATATTCATCGATTCCTTCGTCTTCGTATTCTTCATCACCATCTTATGGTTATcatcctcaacatcatcatcctAATATCATG ATGGGCTATAGAGAGATGGAAGGAACTGATGCTCGATATTTGGATGCTCAATCTTGTAATACAACTAG ATGGATCAATCAAAACAATGGTCTCTTTGGCGGTCAGTACGCCACCCAACCTGGCATGACTAGGCCGCTAATGAGCTTTAACTTGGAG GATTCAGCgcaaacaaagaaaacaaggaaAGATAGGTGCAACTCAATGGGGTCGAGCAGCCAATACTCGGGGGAATACTCAAATGAAGAAATAGATTTGGATCTGAAGCTATCTCTCTAA
- the LOC113338107 gene encoding probable xyloglucan endotransglucosylase/hydrolase protein 26 yields MEGNMKAIFLALVISVILAFDHSLQVNANALAKSMVITWGKGYASIHGDELELKLLDKNSGSAAKSKAAFLFGSIEMLIKLVPGNSAGIVTTFYLSSTGANHDEIDFEFLGNVTGQPYTIHTNVYCQGKGNREEQFVPWYDPTAAFHNYTIHWNPTAIVWYVDGIAIRTFRNYESQGVPYPNKQGMRVYTSLWNADDWATRGGRDKADWSHAPFTAHYRRFRARACKWNGPVSINQCASPKNWYTSPVYNKLSNAKKGQMDWYRNKSMIYAYCKDTKRFNGVMPKECSLPQF; encoded by the exons ATGGAGGGAAACATGAAGGCTATTTTCTTAGCCTTAGTTATATCTGTAATTCTTGCATTTGATCATAGCCTTCAAGTTAATGCTAATGCTCTTGCTAAGAGTATGGTCATTACATGGGGTAAAGGATATGCTTCCATTCATGGTGATGAGCTTGAACTTAAACTTCTTGACAAAAATTCAGGTTCTGCAGCAAAGTCTAAGGCAGCATTTCTCTTCGGAAGTATTGAAATGCTAATCAAACTGGTACCTGGAAATTCTGCAGGAATTGTTACAACTTTTTAT CTGTCATCAACCGGTGCTAATCATGACGAAATAGATTTCGAGTTCTTAGGAAATGTAACGGGACAACCTTACACAATCCACACGAATGTCTACTGTCAAGGAAAGGGAAACAGGGAAGAACAGTTTGTTCCATGGTATGATCCAACTGCTGCTTTCCACAACTACACCATCCACTGGAACCCAACAGCGATTGT GTGGTACGTAGATGGCATAGCAATTCGTACCTTCAGAAACTACGAAAGCCAGGGAGTTCCATACCCAAATAAACaaggaatgagagtttatacaagtttgtggAATGCTGATGACTGGGCAACAAGAGGAGGTCGTGACAAGGCCGACTGGTCCCACGCTCCATTCACGGCTCACTATCGCAGGTTTAGGGCAAGAGCTTGCAAATGGAACGGACCAGTCAGTATTAATCAGTGTGCCAGCCCTAAAAACTGGTATACATCTCCGGTTTACAACAAGCTATCTAATGCTAAAAAGGGTCAAATGGATTGGTATAGAAACAAAAGTATGATCTATGCTTATTGCAAAGATACTAAAAGATTCAACGGAGTTATGCCAAAAGAATGTTCGTTACCCCAATTTTAG